A single window of Shewanella sp. Choline-02u-19 DNA harbors:
- a CDS encoding multidrug efflux RND transporter permease subunit: MWLSDVSVKRPVVAIVLSLLLCVFGAVSFSKLSVREMPDVESPVVTVMTTYDGASATIMESQITTALEDELTGISGVDQIESVTRNGMSRITVTFFLGWNLTEGVSDVRDAVARAQRRLPDEAKDPIVSKDNGTGEPSVYVNLSSSIMDRTQLTDYAQRVLEDRFSLISGVSSVDISGGLYKVMYVQLQPELMAGRQVTASDIIKVLNQENVETPGGEVRNDTTVMAVRTARLYQKPEDFDYLVLRRSSDGTPVYLKDVANVFIGAENENSTFKSDGVVNISLGVVPQSDANPLEVAQDVHKEVDRIQQFLPEGTKLIVDYDSTVFIDRSIDEVFNTLAVTALLVILVLYIFIGQARATLIPAVTVPVSLISAFIAANTLGFSINLLTLMALILSIGLVVDDAIVVVENIFHHIEKGEPPLLAAYKGTREVGFAVVATTAVLVMVFLPISFMEGMVGLLFTEFSVMLAVSVIFSSIVALTLTPVLASKLLKANVKPNRFNIWIESMFARLERFYRRMVSKAVSLRLAAPLVIIACILGSWFLMNQVPAQLSPQEDRGVIFAFIKGAEGTSYNRMAANMEIAEKKLMPLLGQGVVKSFSIQAPAFGGRAGDQTGFVIIQLEDWNERDINAQQALGVIAKALKGIPDVMVRPMLPGFRGGSSEPVQFVLGGSDYQELFKWASALEEEALYSPILESPEIDYKETTPELVVTVDRERAAELGVSVAEVSETLEVMLGGRSETTFVERGEEYDVYLRGDENSFNNVADLSQIYMRSAKGELITLDTITHIEEVASAQKLSHNNKQKSITLKANLGEGYTLGEALDFLDQKAIEMLPSDISVAYTGESKDFKENQSSIFIVFGLALLVAYLVLAAQFESFINPLVVMFTVPMGIFGGFLGLYLTGQGLNIYSQIGMIMLIGMVTKNGILIVEFANQLRDKGLEIEQAIIDASARRLRPILMTAFTTLIGAIPLIMSTGAGSESRIAVGTVVFFGMAFATLVTLLVIPAMYRLISGATKSPGYVEAQLDKAIAEQELKLQ, from the coding sequence ATGTGGTTATCAGATGTATCCGTCAAACGTCCTGTGGTGGCGATTGTTTTAAGCTTACTGCTGTGTGTATTTGGCGCAGTCTCGTTTAGTAAGCTCTCTGTGCGTGAAATGCCTGACGTTGAAAGTCCAGTCGTCACAGTGATGACCACCTATGATGGTGCCTCGGCGACCATTATGGAGAGTCAAATCACCACCGCATTAGAAGATGAACTTACCGGTATTAGCGGCGTAGACCAAATTGAGTCGGTGACCCGTAACGGCATGAGTCGGATAACAGTGACCTTCTTTTTAGGATGGAACCTAACTGAAGGGGTCAGCGATGTACGTGATGCTGTCGCCCGCGCTCAACGCCGGCTGCCAGATGAAGCAAAAGATCCTATCGTTTCAAAAGATAACGGCACCGGTGAGCCCTCGGTATACGTTAACTTGAGTTCCTCAATAATGGATAGAACTCAACTTACCGACTACGCCCAGCGCGTACTTGAAGACCGATTCAGCCTCATCAGCGGCGTGAGTAGTGTCGACATCTCTGGCGGCTTATACAAAGTCATGTACGTTCAACTCCAACCAGAACTCATGGCGGGCAGGCAAGTGACTGCCAGCGACATTATTAAGGTTCTCAATCAAGAAAACGTAGAAACCCCAGGCGGTGAAGTCAGAAATGACACCACTGTGATGGCCGTAAGAACGGCAAGGCTATATCAAAAACCTGAAGATTTTGACTACCTAGTACTGCGCAGATCGAGTGATGGCACACCGGTTTATTTAAAGGATGTAGCTAATGTCTTTATTGGTGCAGAGAACGAAAACTCGACGTTTAAAAGTGATGGCGTCGTCAATATCAGTTTAGGCGTGGTACCGCAATCCGATGCAAACCCGCTTGAAGTTGCTCAAGATGTGCATAAAGAAGTCGACCGCATTCAGCAGTTTCTTCCTGAAGGAACAAAGTTAATCGTCGACTATGACTCCACCGTGTTTATCGATCGCTCTATTGATGAAGTGTTTAATACCTTAGCGGTAACGGCTTTACTGGTGATATTGGTGCTGTACATTTTTATTGGCCAAGCACGCGCAACGCTTATTCCTGCCGTTACCGTGCCAGTGTCTTTGATCTCAGCCTTTATCGCCGCTAACACTCTGGGTTTTTCGATTAACCTATTGACCTTGATGGCGCTAATTTTATCCATTGGCTTAGTGGTCGATGACGCCATTGTGGTGGTTGAAAATATCTTCCACCATATTGAAAAAGGGGAGCCCCCTCTCCTTGCTGCTTACAAAGGCACGCGTGAGGTTGGTTTTGCGGTTGTCGCCACCACTGCTGTACTGGTGATGGTGTTTCTACCCATTTCATTTATGGAAGGCATGGTTGGCCTGCTATTTACCGAATTTTCGGTGATGTTGGCAGTATCCGTTATTTTTTCCTCGATTGTCGCATTAACTTTAACGCCTGTACTGGCCAGTAAACTGCTAAAAGCAAATGTTAAGCCGAATCGATTCAATATTTGGATAGAGTCCATGTTCGCGCGGCTAGAACGGTTCTACCGACGCATGGTTAGCAAAGCGGTGTCATTAAGATTAGCGGCACCACTGGTGATTATCGCTTGTATTTTAGGCAGTTGGTTTTTGATGAATCAAGTGCCCGCTCAGCTTTCCCCACAGGAAGATAGAGGAGTAATATTCGCCTTTATCAAGGGTGCAGAAGGTACCAGTTACAACCGTATGGCCGCCAATATGGAGATAGCCGAAAAGAAACTCATGCCGCTATTAGGCCAAGGTGTGGTCAAGTCCTTTAGCATTCAAGCTCCCGCTTTTGGTGGTCGTGCTGGTGATCAAACTGGCTTTGTGATTATTCAGCTAGAAGATTGGAACGAACGTGACATCAATGCCCAACAAGCGCTAGGCGTCATTGCCAAAGCCTTAAAAGGGATCCCCGATGTAATGGTGCGCCCAATGTTGCCTGGCTTTAGGGGCGGTTCGAGCGAACCAGTACAATTCGTTTTAGGGGGCTCAGATTACCAAGAATTATTTAAATGGGCGTCCGCGCTGGAAGAGGAAGCTCTGTACAGTCCAATCCTAGAAAGTCCTGAAATTGACTATAAAGAGACCACACCGGAACTGGTGGTCACGGTTGATCGTGAACGCGCAGCTGAACTGGGCGTTAGCGTGGCAGAAGTGTCTGAAACTCTAGAGGTCATGTTAGGTGGCCGCAGTGAAACCACCTTTGTCGAGCGTGGTGAAGAGTATGACGTCTATCTTCGTGGTGATGAAAATAGCTTTAACAACGTTGCCGATCTCAGCCAGATTTATATGCGATCCGCAAAAGGAGAGCTCATTACGTTAGACACTATCACCCATATTGAAGAGGTCGCTTCAGCGCAAAAGCTAAGCCACAATAATAAACAGAAGTCGATAACCCTTAAAGCCAACTTAGGCGAAGGTTACACTTTAGGTGAAGCGTTAGACTTTTTAGATCAAAAAGCGATTGAGATGCTGCCGAGCGATATTTCAGTGGCTTATACCGGTGAGTCAAAAGACTTCAAAGAGAACCAGAGCAGCATATTTATCGTATTTGGTTTAGCACTACTGGTCGCCTATTTAGTGCTTGCAGCGCAATTCGAAAGCTTTATCAACCCGTTAGTGGTGATGTTTACCGTGCCTATGGGCATATTCGGTGGCTTCTTAGGGTTATATTTGACGGGTCAAGGGCTGAACATTTATAGCCAAATTGGCATGATCATGCTTATCGGTATGGTGACCAAAAACGGCATTTTGATTGTTGAATTTGCCAACCAGCTTAGAGATAAAGGCTTGGAGATAGAGCAAGCAATTATTGACGCATCGGCAAGGCGTTTGCGCCCTATTCTAATGACCGCTTTTACCACACTGATTGGTGCGATACCTTTGATTATGTCAACGGGTGCAGGCTCAGAAAGTCGTATTGCCGTAGGTACAGTCGTGTTCTTCGGCATGGCATTCGCCACATTAGTCACACTACTGGTGATCCCCGCCATGTATCGATTGATCTCGGGGGCGACTAAGTCACCAGGGTATGTAGAGGCTCAGCTCGATAAAGCCATTGCTGAGCAGGAGCTAAAACTACAATAA
- a CDS encoding LabA-like NYN domain-containing protein, translating into MKKIALFVDVQNIYYTCRQAYGRQFNYRKLWQHLGYEGEITNATAYAIHRGDDGQLKFQDALKHIGFEVKLKPFIQRSDGSAKGDWDVGITIDIMEAASDVDCVILLSGDGDFDLLMLKIYQKYGVETQVYGVPGLTAKSLIDSTGQYHEIDDSLLL; encoded by the coding sequence GTGAAAAAAATTGCTCTGTTTGTTGATGTACAAAATATCTACTACACCTGCCGACAAGCCTACGGTCGTCAATTCAATTACCGTAAACTTTGGCAACACCTTGGCTATGAAGGCGAGATAACCAATGCCACAGCTTACGCCATTCATCGTGGCGATGACGGTCAGTTAAAATTCCAAGATGCGCTGAAACACATAGGTTTTGAGGTCAAGCTCAAGCCTTTTATACAACGCAGTGACGGTTCGGCTAAGGGTGACTGGGATGTGGGGATCACCATCGACATTATGGAAGCCGCAAGTGACGTTGATTGTGTGATTCTACTGTCAGGAGATGGCGACTTCGACCTGTTGATGCTAAAAATCTACCAAAAATATGGCGTTGAAACCCAAGTGTATGGCGTCCCAGGTTTAACGGCAAAATCCTTGATCGACTCTACAGGTCAATACCACGAAATTGATGATAGCTTGTTACTCTAA
- a CDS encoding glycogen synthase — MLAAENAAIEGGKVGGMADVIRDLPLALAKVNVAVDVAMPSYGFLDRAANAQWLAEIKVNFSGREEQVTVYKAAHPSLDNRYFYLFSHPLFNTNGEIYSQGDAARPFADDATKFALFSLSVAKALNDDLLAIAADEPSQVISPAPDVIHLHDWHCGVFALLRAFDSHFHSLKTLPCVFTIHNLALQGIRPLSNDCSSLSAWLPTLTDRLSEQQFAAITDPRYPNCVNPLRAAIVLSDKVHLVSPSYAAEVLQPSAHNRGFFGGEGLEADLQAKLDQQSLIGILNGCMYPALPLSKVTDMGGNLSAPRVFPLNDWQALLAQAESALLRWQMGREHVSSQDFIALSRLHQWQQDSALTSEADFLMTSVGRLTDQKVMILRYRFADEVVEACWRGKTVLQVLLERMALLAPDGKFVLLGSGDPQIAREFADVAARNANFIFLDGYDEGVSTALYQHGSLFLMPSSFEPCGISQMLAMREGQLCLVNHVGGLKDTVHHLETGFVFEGSNVFEQSAALVSTFEGAMALYQSDKWHSMERLAKQQRFDWQSQAPKYVEQLYRV, encoded by the coding sequence ATGTTAGCGGCTGAAAACGCTGCTATCGAAGGCGGTAAAGTGGGCGGCATGGCGGACGTTATCAGGGATCTGCCACTCGCGCTAGCAAAGGTCAACGTTGCCGTTGATGTGGCTATGCCCAGTTATGGTTTTTTGGACCGTGCTGCTAATGCGCAGTGGCTTGCAGAGATCAAGGTTAATTTCTCTGGACGAGAAGAGCAGGTTACTGTCTATAAAGCGGCTCATCCGAGTCTGGATAATCGCTATTTCTATCTGTTCTCACATCCATTGTTTAACACTAATGGCGAGATCTATTCCCAAGGCGATGCAGCGCGTCCTTTTGCAGATGATGCGACTAAATTCGCCCTGTTTAGTTTATCTGTCGCCAAGGCATTGAATGATGATTTGTTAGCCATTGCAGCGGATGAGCCAAGTCAGGTGATATCGCCAGCGCCCGATGTGATTCATCTACATGATTGGCACTGTGGTGTTTTTGCACTGTTGCGGGCATTTGATAGCCATTTTCATTCACTTAAAACGCTACCTTGTGTGTTTACAATTCACAATTTGGCACTGCAAGGTATTCGACCACTTAGCAATGATTGCTCTTCACTTTCGGCTTGGTTGCCGACGCTAACGGATAGGCTAAGCGAGCAACAGTTTGCAGCGATTACCGACCCAAGGTATCCCAATTGTGTTAACCCGCTACGAGCCGCGATTGTCTTGAGCGATAAGGTGCATTTGGTGTCCCCCAGTTATGCCGCAGAGGTGTTACAGCCTTCAGCACATAATCGAGGTTTTTTTGGGGGGGAAGGGCTGGAAGCTGACTTGCAAGCAAAGCTTGACCAGCAAAGCCTTATTGGTATTTTGAATGGTTGCATGTACCCCGCACTGCCGTTAAGTAAAGTCACAGACATGGGGGGCAACCTGTCTGCTCCGCGTGTATTCCCGCTTAACGATTGGCAAGCATTGTTAGCTCAAGCTGAATCAGCATTGCTGCGTTGGCAAATGGGGAGAGAGCATGTCAGCAGTCAGGATTTTATTGCGCTGTCTCGGTTGCATCAATGGCAGCAAGATTCAGCATTAACCAGTGAAGCTGATTTTCTAATGACCTCTGTTGGTCGACTCACCGACCAAAAAGTGATGATTTTACGCTATCGTTTTGCTGATGAGGTGGTTGAAGCGTGCTGGCGTGGCAAAACGGTGTTGCAAGTTTTACTTGAGCGCATGGCGTTGCTAGCGCCTGACGGCAAGTTTGTATTGCTGGGCAGCGGCGATCCTCAAATCGCACGTGAGTTTGCAGATGTTGCTGCTCGCAATGCTAATTTTATCTTTCTTGATGGTTATGATGAAGGGGTGTCTACGGCGCTTTATCAACACGGTTCACTGTTTCTGATGCCGAGCTCCTTTGAGCCTTGTGGCATTAGTCAAATGTTAGCCATGCGAGAAGGGCAGCTTTGTTTGGTCAATCACGTGGGTGGACTTAAAGATACGGTGCATCATTTAGAAACGGGATTTGTATTTGAAGGAAGCAATGTGTTTGAACAAAGCGCTGCGCTTGTCTCTACTTTTGAAGGTGCTATGGCGCTATATCAGAGTGACAAATGGCATTCGATGGAGCGATTAGCGAAACAGCAACGTTTTGATTGGCAAAGCCAAGCGCCTAAATATGTAGAACAGCTTTATCGAGTTTAA
- the glgC gene encoding glucose-1-phosphate adenylyltransferase, whose protein sequence is MSNDPRYISNLTRDTYAIILAGGRGSRLHELTEWRAKPSLYFGGKFRIIDFPLSNCVNSGIRRIGVVTQYKSHSLIRHVMRGWGHFKKELGESVEILPASQRYSENWYQGTADAVFQNIDIIRHELPKYVMILSGDHVYRMDYAGLLATHAESGADMTVSCLEVPTPEAAGAFGVVEVDESGRILGFEEKPELPKHLPEDPEKCLASMGNYVFNTEFLFEQLKRDAQNENSERDFGKDIIPSIIEDHKVFAHRFRSAFPNEEAYWRDVGTLDSFWLSNMELLSPTPALNLYDAKWPIWTYQEQLPPAKFVFDDDDRRGMALDSIISGGCIISGATVRRSVLFNEVRVCSYSLVEDSVILPDVVVLRNCKIKNAIIDRGCIIPEGSVIGYNLDHDRAKGFRVSEKGVVLVTRDMLGLPVGYE, encoded by the coding sequence ATGAGCAATGATCCACGCTACATTAGTAATTTAACGCGCGATACCTATGCCATTATTCTTGCGGGTGGCAGGGGCTCTAGGCTACATGAACTCACCGAATGGCGTGCTAAGCCGTCACTGTATTTTGGAGGTAAGTTTAGGATCATTGATTTTCCATTATCGAACTGCGTTAACTCCGGGATCCGCCGTATTGGGGTGGTGACGCAATATAAGTCACACTCGCTTATCCGTCATGTTATGCGGGGCTGGGGTCATTTTAAGAAAGAGTTGGGCGAATCGGTTGAGATTTTACCGGCCTCACAGCGCTACTCTGAAAACTGGTATCAAGGCACTGCCGATGCTGTGTTTCAAAACATTGATATTATTCGCCACGAACTACCGAAATACGTGATGATTTTGTCGGGAGACCATGTTTACCGCATGGACTACGCGGGACTTTTAGCCACGCATGCTGAGTCGGGGGCAGATATGACCGTCTCTTGCCTAGAAGTGCCCACGCCTGAAGCGGCTGGTGCATTCGGTGTTGTTGAGGTCGATGAGTCTGGACGGATCTTAGGATTTGAAGAGAAGCCTGAATTACCAAAACACCTACCTGAAGACCCTGAAAAGTGTTTAGCGTCCATGGGCAACTATGTATTTAACACCGAATTTTTATTCGAGCAGCTTAAACGTGATGCGCAAAATGAGAACTCTGAGCGCGACTTTGGTAAAGATATTATTCCGTCGATTATTGAAGATCACAAGGTCTTTGCCCATCGATTTAGAAGCGCATTTCCAAATGAAGAGGCTTATTGGCGCGATGTCGGTACGCTCGATTCATTCTGGTTGTCGAATATGGAGCTATTGTCGCCCACGCCAGCGTTAAACTTATACGATGCTAAATGGCCTATTTGGACCTATCAAGAGCAGCTACCGCCAGCAAAATTTGTCTTTGATGATGACGACAGACGTGGCATGGCACTCGACTCGATTATTTCGGGTGGCTGCATTATCTCTGGCGCAACGGTGCGGCGCAGCGTGCTGTTTAATGAGGTGAGGGTTTGCTCATACTCATTGGTTGAAGACTCCGTGATCCTGCCTGACGTGGTGGTGCTTCGAAACTGCAAGATTAAAAATGCCATTATCGATCGCGGCTGCATCATTCCAGAAGGCAGTGTGATTGGTTATAACCTTGACCATGATCGCGCCAAAGGTTTTAGAGTTTCCGAGAAAGGTGTGGTGCTGGTTACGCGAGACATGTTGGGTCTGCCAGTGGGGTACGAGTAA
- a CDS encoding glycogen/starch/alpha-glucan phosphorylase → MTAPVKTTTTKAKSTAKLTKANKTKVTLVNDKPTENSPCEPCDAFHLVMARHINNGLTRDEYEKQDLFQALATTVKEQMLAPWRQTRIDDVAQQRKQVAYLSLEFLMGRALGNALLNLDIEQTTRDALKDYAVTLEEVEQQEHDAGLGNGGLGRLAACFLDSCASMNLAVTGYGIRYEYGMFAQKLVDGFQVERPDRWLREGNPWEVRAAQHNVKVPFFGRTSSYIDPNGRCNVTWVDRQDVLAVAFDMPVPGYQNGRVNTLRLWKAEATDDFDLTEFNQGDYSEAVARKNMAEQITMVLYPNDASENGKELRLRQQYFLSSASLQDILNTWVSLHGNDFSDFATFNVMQLNDTHPAIAIPELMRLLVDEYFLEWDDAWQVTTQTMAYTNHTLLPEALERWPVKMMQHMLPRIMEIIFEINARYLEVVAHQWPGEPVKLADMSIIEEGDEPHVRMAYLAIVASFSINGVAGLHTQLLTSGLFSNFYQLWPEKFNNRTNGVTPRRWLAQCNPKLSALICKRLGDEWVTDLSHLNALNAFTDDVAFIKEWADVKQANKVVLQQLIRTECNVEFDPEMMFDVQVKRIHEYKRQLLNILHVIHLYQQIRLGNTDNLVPRCVLIGGKAAPGYAMAKLLIKLANNVAHMVNSDAVVSPYLRFAFLPNYNVSAMEKICPATDLSEQISTAGKEASGTGNMKFMMNGALTIGTLDGANVEMLEEVGHDNFFLFGLDASEVTQLRQDDQYQPQSFITASSALSGVMELLESGHFNLQEPDIFASIINSIKNPDDPWMTAADFESYRLAQVEAANSYKDQLSWTQMSIRNTAASGRFSSDMTIAGYRDEIWRA, encoded by the coding sequence ATGACTGCACCTGTAAAGACGACTACCACTAAAGCCAAATCAACAGCAAAACTCACAAAAGCCAACAAGACGAAGGTCACTTTGGTGAATGATAAGCCGACTGAAAATAGCCCATGTGAGCCTTGCGATGCATTTCATCTGGTGATGGCGCGGCATATTAATAATGGTTTAACGCGTGATGAGTATGAAAAACAGGACTTGTTTCAAGCGCTGGCGACCACGGTAAAAGAGCAGATGTTAGCCCCTTGGCGACAAACTCGAATTGATGATGTTGCGCAACAACGTAAGCAGGTGGCTTATTTGTCACTGGAGTTTTTGATGGGGCGCGCGCTGGGCAATGCGTTGCTTAATCTCGATATTGAGCAAACCACTCGTGATGCATTAAAGGATTACGCAGTAACGCTTGAAGAGGTTGAGCAACAAGAGCATGACGCTGGGCTAGGTAATGGTGGTTTAGGGCGCTTAGCGGCCTGCTTTTTGGATAGCTGCGCCAGTATGAACTTGGCGGTGACAGGCTATGGCATTCGTTATGAATATGGCATGTTTGCCCAAAAGCTGGTGGACGGTTTTCAAGTAGAGCGTCCGGATCGCTGGCTTAGAGAGGGGAATCCTTGGGAAGTCAGAGCCGCACAACATAATGTTAAAGTGCCTTTTTTTGGCCGAACCAGCAGTTATATCGACCCTAATGGACGCTGTAATGTCACTTGGGTTGATAGGCAAGATGTGCTTGCTGTGGCTTTCGATATGCCAGTGCCGGGTTATCAAAATGGTCGTGTTAATACCTTAAGATTGTGGAAAGCGGAAGCGACCGATGATTTCGACCTCACTGAGTTTAACCAAGGGGATTACAGTGAAGCTGTGGCACGCAAAAACATGGCTGAGCAGATCACCATGGTGCTCTATCCAAATGATGCCAGTGAAAACGGCAAGGAGTTAAGGCTACGGCAGCAATATTTCCTGTCGTCTGCCAGCTTACAAGACATTCTTAACACTTGGGTTAGTCTGCATGGCAATGACTTTAGTGATTTTGCCACGTTCAATGTGATGCAACTTAATGATACGCATCCTGCTATCGCCATACCTGAGTTGATGCGTTTACTGGTTGATGAGTACTTCCTTGAATGGGATGACGCATGGCAGGTTACAACGCAGACCATGGCCTATACCAACCATACATTGTTACCTGAGGCGCTGGAGCGCTGGCCGGTAAAAATGATGCAGCATATGTTACCGCGGATCATGGAGATCATTTTTGAGATAAACGCGCGCTACTTAGAGGTTGTCGCTCATCAGTGGCCAGGCGAACCGGTAAAGCTGGCTGATATGTCAATTATTGAAGAGGGCGATGAGCCGCATGTACGCATGGCGTATTTAGCCATTGTGGCCAGCTTCTCTATCAACGGTGTTGCCGGTTTACATACTCAGCTGCTGACCTCTGGTTTGTTCAGCAATTTTTATCAGCTTTGGCCTGAAAAGTTCAACAATCGAACCAATGGTGTGACCCCAAGGCGCTGGCTTGCACAGTGTAATCCTAAGTTAAGTGCATTGATCTGTAAGCGCTTAGGGGATGAATGGGTGACTGATTTAAGTCACCTAAATGCGCTTAACGCCTTTACCGATGATGTGGCGTTTATCAAAGAGTGGGCGGATGTTAAGCAAGCCAATAAAGTGGTGTTGCAACAGTTGATCCGCACCGAGTGCAATGTTGAATTTGATCCGGAGATGATGTTCGACGTACAGGTTAAGCGTATTCATGAATATAAACGCCAACTGCTTAATATCTTGCACGTTATCCATCTCTATCAACAGATTAGGCTGGGTAATACTGACAACTTAGTGCCGCGTTGTGTGCTTATTGGGGGCAAAGCCGCGCCAGGTTATGCGATGGCTAAACTGCTGATTAAATTGGCCAACAACGTTGCACACATGGTTAATTCTGATGCGGTTGTTAGCCCATATCTGCGATTTGCCTTTTTGCCTAATTATAACGTCAGTGCAATGGAAAAAATTTGTCCGGCAACGGATCTGTCTGAACAGATCTCAACCGCAGGTAAGGAAGCTTCAGGTACTGGCAATATGAAATTTATGATGAACGGTGCGCTGACCATCGGCACCCTAGATGGCGCCAACGTTGAGATGTTGGAGGAGGTGGGCCATGACAACTTTTTCCTATTTGGGCTTGATGCCAGTGAAGTCACGCAATTGCGACAGGACGATCAATATCAACCACAGTCGTTTATCACCGCTTCTAGCGCCTTATCAGGGGTGATGGAGTTATTAGAAAGTGGTCACTTTAACCTGCAAGAACCCGACATTTTTGCCTCTATTATCAATAGTATTAAAAACCCTGATGATCCCTGGATGACTGCGGCTGATTTTGAATCTTACCGTCTAGCGCAAGTCGAGGCGGCTAATAGCTATAAAGATCAATTGAGTTGGACACAAATGAGTATTAGAAATACCGCGGCCAGTGGTCGCTTCTCAAGTGATATGACTATCGCTGGATACCGCGATGAAATTTGGAGAGCGTGA